Proteins encoded together in one Triticum dicoccoides isolate Atlit2015 ecotype Zavitan chromosome 7B, WEW_v2.0, whole genome shotgun sequence window:
- the LOC119340994 gene encoding mediator of RNA polymerase II transcription subunit 11-like, translated as MSSLVQSSSLERLHHVEKRIVRVLELAGAVMEELGNSQGPRGEAVVAHCREFMLYMKEIQTTLREEIKSACEYRPFEMCDYSARIANEICCKKLEYVIEKMDAMQLNIEPSTNEV; from the exons ATGTCTTCCCTTGTCCAGAGCAGCTCGCTCGAGCGCCTCCACCACGTCGAGAAG CGGATAGTGCGGGTGCTGGAGCTGGCGGGGGCGGTCATGGAGGAGCTGGGAAACTCGCAGGGTCCCCGCGGCGAGGCCGTCGTCGCCCACTGCCGCGAGTTCATGCTCTACATGAAG GAAATTCAAACTACATTGCGTGAGGAAATAAAAAGTGCTTGTGAATACCGGCCATTTGAGATGTGTGACTACAGTGCGAGGATTGCTAACGAGATTTGTTGCAAAAAGCTGGAGTATGTGATTGAGAAGATGGATGCCATGCAACTGAACATTGAGCCCAGCACCAATGAAGTTTAG